Proteins co-encoded in one Cytophaga hutchinsonii ATCC 33406 genomic window:
- a CDS encoding LLM class flavin-dependent oxidoreductase, with protein MKKIKLGILDQSVVQKNKSPKDAVDETVDTVKLAEQLGYSRFWVSEHHNSTFIAGSTPEILMVKLAEVTDHIRIGSGGIMLPNHSALKVAENFRMLETLFPGRIDLGMGRAPGTDRLTSSLLNPSNDFAEESYLRQLDHLQNFFSDTAYTRDNRRILAVPQCETVPDQWILSSSGGSSLIAARFGLGLVVAKFINGFATREVIDTYKKNFKPSEYFPLPKAMLSIFVLCAETDTKVKEMRKFMDYIFIQFEKGNFHDFGDYETIQKYVFTQEELERINYNSGRIISGTPASVKQQLEKLAAEFDVDEIIISTMAGNAADRKRSFELIAQAFELTPAN; from the coding sequence ATGAAAAAAATTAAACTCGGCATTCTGGATCAATCGGTTGTTCAGAAAAATAAATCACCGAAAGATGCGGTTGATGAAACAGTTGATACCGTGAAACTTGCAGAGCAGTTGGGGTATTCCCGCTTTTGGGTTTCAGAACACCACAACTCTACCTTTATTGCGGGTTCAACGCCGGAAATTTTAATGGTGAAGCTGGCCGAAGTTACGGATCACATTCGCATTGGCTCAGGCGGCATTATGCTTCCTAACCACAGTGCCTTAAAAGTGGCGGAGAATTTTCGCATGTTAGAAACACTTTTCCCCGGGCGCATTGATCTGGGAATGGGCAGAGCACCGGGTACAGACAGACTCACATCCTCTTTATTAAATCCTTCAAATGATTTTGCTGAAGAAAGTTATTTACGCCAGCTGGATCATTTACAAAACTTTTTTTCAGATACGGCTTATACCAGAGATAACCGGAGAATACTTGCCGTACCGCAGTGCGAAACAGTTCCGGATCAATGGATCTTAAGCTCAAGCGGAGGAAGCAGCCTGATTGCTGCACGCTTTGGCCTTGGGCTTGTGGTTGCAAAATTTATTAATGGATTTGCCACACGGGAAGTGATTGATACGTATAAAAAGAATTTCAAACCATCGGAATATTTTCCGTTGCCCAAAGCCATGTTATCTATTTTTGTATTGTGTGCAGAAACAGATACAAAAGTTAAGGAGATGCGTAAGTTTATGGATTATATTTTTATTCAATTTGAAAAAGGCAATTTTCATGATTTCGGAGACTATGAAACCATACAGAAGTATGTGTTTACACAGGAAGAATTAGAGCGCATTAACTACAATAGCGGAAGAATTATTTCAGGTACTCCGGCATCGGTTAAACAGCAGCTGGAAAAGCTGGCAGCTGAATTTGATGTAGATGAAATTATTATTTCTACCATGGCCGGAAATGCTGCCGACCGGAAACGCTCGTTTGAACTGATTGCACAGGCATTTGAATTGACACCTGCAAATTAA
- a CDS encoding ABC transporter substrate-binding protein, which yields MEEYKIGVLLPRSSLYPMLSMDLISGLKNGFRSFGVTNVKFCYENIDFGGVEATVYSKVEKLLLEENVSMIIAFMDHTEAFKLEPLFRNINRLLIVLDPGGHIPLNWQTSPFCYTLSLQAALGSRLTGQLATTEGSMRPVFATSFYEGGYLQCFSYLKGLQNGGGAVQAHLVVPFQREDFKIDPLHQAFEMYKPDSILAQFSAESGAFFLNEYISSGLYKELKLYSSPFMLEETWLSTIPYPFDGIRGYVTWFKDLSCDSNTFFLNQIEEETGTAGNIFSMFGWEAAQFIIQCKQILNTYGNKILPAQSELENISFESPRGAVKMHAATHHLIAPMYITEIISTINKRCKLKLIEEDTAVAEKFEHYIADKPEGVFSKWTNTYLCI from the coding sequence ATGGAAGAATATAAAATCGGAGTCTTATTGCCGCGCTCTTCTTTATATCCGATGTTATCAATGGATCTGATCTCCGGGTTGAAGAATGGATTTAGATCGTTTGGTGTAACCAATGTCAAATTCTGTTATGAGAATATAGATTTTGGAGGAGTAGAAGCTACCGTATATTCAAAGGTCGAAAAGCTTTTGCTGGAAGAAAATGTTTCTATGATAATTGCTTTTATGGATCACACAGAAGCTTTTAAACTGGAACCTCTTTTTAGAAATATAAACAGACTGCTTATTGTTCTTGATCCGGGTGGACACATTCCATTGAATTGGCAGACCTCACCGTTTTGTTATACGTTATCTTTGCAGGCAGCTCTTGGCAGCCGGCTTACAGGTCAGTTGGCAACAACAGAAGGTTCAATGCGGCCTGTTTTTGCAACATCATTTTACGAAGGCGGTTACTTACAGTGTTTTTCTTATCTCAAAGGTTTACAGAATGGAGGAGGAGCCGTACAGGCACATTTGGTTGTGCCCTTTCAACGGGAAGATTTTAAAATAGATCCATTACATCAGGCATTTGAAATGTACAAACCAGATTCGATCCTGGCCCAGTTCTCGGCAGAGTCTGGTGCATTTTTTCTGAATGAATATATAAGCAGCGGTTTATATAAAGAATTAAAGTTGTATTCTTCACCCTTTATGCTGGAAGAAACATGGTTATCTACTATACCCTATCCTTTTGATGGCATAAGAGGATATGTAACCTGGTTTAAAGATCTTTCCTGTGATTCAAATACCTTTTTTCTGAATCAGATTGAAGAAGAAACAGGTACTGCCGGAAATATTTTTTCAATGTTTGGCTGGGAAGCAGCACAATTTATTATTCAGTGTAAACAGATCCTGAATACATACGGCAATAAAATTTTACCAGCTCAATCTGAGCTTGAAAATATTTCCTTTGAAAGTCCAAGAGGTGCAGTTAAGATGCACGCTGCAACACATCATCTGATTGCACCTATGTATATAACAGAAATCATTTCAACCATAAATAAACGCTGTAAGCTGAAGCTTATAGAAGAGGATACAGCTGTTGCAGAAAAATTTGAACACTATATTGCTGATAAACCTGAAGGGGTATTTTCAAAATGGACAAACACGTATTTATGTATATAA
- a CDS encoding Crp/Fnr family transcriptional regulator, translated as MSAEEQINQFKKFCAAIISFDEEEWQAMEKCLRIKFLSKDDYFLRQGKTCSRMGFVCKGYTRLFFLIDGEEHTKDFCFENTFTGSLASFLVRKPAAFNVVAMEDTYMLTIEYNALMELYKNYMCWNTFGRIVVEQFAIRKENREVTFLLNTPEKRYEEVSDQYPHLLQRAPLKMIASYLNMTPETLSRIRSKKTK; from the coding sequence ATGTCTGCTGAAGAGCAAATCAACCAGTTTAAAAAATTCTGCGCGGCGATCATTTCTTTTGATGAAGAAGAATGGCAGGCGATGGAAAAATGTTTACGCATTAAATTTCTTTCAAAGGACGATTATTTTTTACGGCAAGGAAAGACATGTTCCAGGATGGGATTTGTTTGTAAAGGGTACACGCGTTTATTTTTTTTAATCGATGGTGAAGAGCATACAAAAGACTTTTGTTTTGAAAACACGTTTACCGGATCTCTGGCAAGTTTTTTGGTCCGTAAGCCGGCAGCCTTTAATGTTGTTGCTATGGAAGATACATATATGCTAACCATAGAATACAATGCACTTATGGAACTGTATAAAAATTATATGTGCTGGAATACGTTTGGCCGCATCGTTGTAGAACAATTTGCCATTCGGAAAGAAAACAGAGAAGTTACTTTTTTATTGAATACACCTGAAAAGAGATACGAAGAAGTTTCTGATCAGTATCCGCATCTGCTTCAGCGCGCACCACTAAAGATGATCGCGTCATATTTGAATATGACGCCGGAAACGCTTAGCCGGATACGTTCTAAAAAAACAAAATAG
- a CDS encoding HYR domain-containing protein, with the protein MKKCYTCMRALQIILMVPFFIVLASAACFAQTTLIAGDISIVGFNANSPDGFSFVNWVDLSPNTVIKFTDNGFNSSLVSNTVLNYREQEQYVVWTNNTGNIIPAGTIITIQANSATAPTATVTNIGTITSVTNSSNGSAASNMSLTNTSGDQIFAFQGTGGPSTGSTTATFSGTLLFGFNYSGSSGTATTWQALGAINGSTSYLPLELIASQIAIGPNVVGGQYTGPTTGQLSLAAYKLLVANTANWTTVGTTGTVILPTSTAVTFTAGTPPVITSQPSNSSICAGTNTTFSITASNASTYQWQVNTGSGFVNLSNGAPYSGVNTATLTITGATFALNGYQYQAVVTGASTPNATSNAVTLTVKALPAATATPTSASVCSGTATNIALTSIPTGATFAWTAATASGTVTGSSAGSGTSIAQTLSGNGVTNYTVTPTLNSCPGTPVTVAVTVNPNPAATATPTSASICSGSATNIALTSTPTGATFAWIAATASGTVTGTSASSGTSIAQTLSGNGVTNYTVTPTLNSCPGTPITVAITVKPAPTATATPASASICSGSATNIALTSTPTGATFAWTAATASGTVTGTSASSGTSIAQTLSGNGVTNYSITPTLNSCPGTPVTVAVTVNPNPTATATPTSASICSGSATNIALTSTPTGASFAWTAATASGTVTGSSAGSGTSIAQTLSGNGVTNYTVTPTLNSCPGTPITVAITVKPAPTATATPASASVCSGTATNIALTSTPTGATFAWTAATTSGTVTGTSAGSGTSIAQTLSGNGVTNYTITPTLNSCPGTPVTVSITVNANPVITNQPSASTICTGANTTFSVSAANTTGYQWQVDAGAGFVNITNDGTYSGATTAVLTITSATAALSSHVYRVNATGGCTPAAVSNSVLLTVNTAPVITDQPTDRSICGGADATFSVSATNATGYQWQVDAGLGFVNILNAAPYSGATTATLTISSATQALNEYLYRAVVTGACSPAATSGSALLSTADNVNPIITGCPADIAVNVGSPNCSNIVTWTEPTVTDNCSSTILLTSDHHSGDVFVAGNTVVTYIAKDLSGNEATCSFTVTVTDVSMPVFTSCPEDAVITAGEYIFTAPVATDNCSIVTVEQTAGLASGTIFPEGVTVQTFEATDVSGNKATCSFTVTASVATSAQMGKLNNVRVYPNPASDVVYISPNTSSAHEYVILLQDISGKVILQQNLTAAQNDLRLDVKDVSKGIYFLVIRDASNQKIEKIIIE; encoded by the coding sequence ATGAAAAAATGTTACACATGTATGCGGGCCTTACAGATCATTCTTATGGTACCGTTCTTTATTGTACTGGCTTCGGCCGCTTGTTTTGCCCAGACGACATTAATTGCGGGCGATATTTCAATTGTTGGTTTCAATGCAAATTCTCCCGATGGATTTTCATTTGTGAACTGGGTGGATCTTAGTCCGAACACGGTAATTAAATTTACGGATAATGGATTCAATAGTAGTTTAGTCAGTAATACAGTATTGAATTACCGGGAACAGGAACAATATGTCGTTTGGACAAATAACACCGGCAACATAATTCCTGCCGGTACTATTATTACGATCCAGGCAAATTCCGCAACAGCACCTACTGCTACTGTTACAAATATTGGTACAATCACATCTGTTACGAATTCTTCCAACGGAAGTGCAGCATCGAACATGTCACTCACCAATACATCCGGCGACCAGATTTTTGCTTTTCAAGGAACAGGCGGACCCAGTACAGGTTCAACAACTGCAACCTTTAGCGGCACACTTTTATTTGGTTTCAATTATTCAGGTTCATCAGGAACAGCAACAACATGGCAGGCATTGGGAGCGATCAACGGATCTACCTCTTATTTGCCTCTTGAACTTATCGCCAGTCAGATAGCCATAGGCCCGAATGTGGTAGGAGGTCAGTATACAGGCCCAACTACCGGACAGCTTTCTTTAGCGGCATATAAATTATTGGTTGCCAATACGGCTAACTGGACTACGGTAGGCACTACCGGAACCGTTATATTACCTACTTCTACAGCAGTAACTTTTACAGCAGGTACTCCGCCTGTCATCACGTCACAGCCTTCTAACAGCAGTATTTGTGCAGGAACAAACACGACATTCTCCATTACAGCATCCAATGCTTCCACGTATCAATGGCAGGTAAATACAGGTTCCGGTTTTGTGAATCTGAGCAATGGTGCACCTTATTCCGGTGTAAATACTGCTACGCTAACAATTACGGGTGCTACTTTCGCATTGAATGGCTATCAGTATCAAGCAGTAGTTACAGGTGCTTCAACACCAAATGCAACATCAAATGCAGTAACACTAACTGTTAAAGCATTACCGGCAGCAACAGCTACACCAACCTCAGCATCTGTTTGCAGTGGTACAGCAACCAACATTGCATTGACTTCTATACCAACGGGTGCAACATTTGCCTGGACAGCAGCTACAGCAAGCGGTACGGTTACCGGTTCGTCAGCAGGTTCGGGCACGTCGATTGCACAAACGCTGAGCGGTAATGGAGTAACCAATTATACCGTAACACCAACATTAAACAGTTGCCCGGGTACTCCCGTTACAGTAGCGGTTACAGTAAATCCAAATCCGGCAGCAACAGCTACACCAACCTCAGCATCTATCTGCAGCGGCTCTGCTACTAATATCGCATTAACTTCTACACCAACGGGTGCAACATTTGCGTGGATAGCAGCTACAGCAAGCGGTACAGTTACCGGTACGTCAGCAAGTTCGGGCACGTCGATTGCACAAACCTTGAGCGGTAATGGTGTAACAAATTATACCGTAACGCCAACGTTGAATAGCTGTCCGGGAACACCAATCACAGTTGCCATTACAGTAAAACCTGCTCCAACCGCAACAGCTACGCCGGCATCAGCATCTATCTGCAGCGGCTCTGCTACTAATATCGCATTAACTTCTACACCAACGGGTGCAACATTTGCCTGGACAGCAGCTACAGCAAGCGGTACGGTTACCGGTACGTCAGCAAGTTCGGGCACGTCGATTGCACAAACCTTGAGCGGTAATGGTGTAACCAATTATAGCATTACACCAACATTAAACAGTTGCCCGGGTACACCCGTTACAGTAGCGGTTACAGTAAATCCAAATCCGACAGCAACAGCTACACCAACCTCAGCATCTATCTGCAGCGGCTCTGCTACTAATATCGCATTAACTTCCACCCCAACCGGCGCATCTTTTGCGTGGACAGCAGCTACAGCAAGCGGTACGGTTACCGGTTCGTCAGCAGGTTCGGGCACGTCGATTGCACAAACACTTAGCGGTAATGGTGTAACCAATTATACCGTAACGCCAACGTTGAATAGCTGTCCGGGAACACCAATCACAGTTGCCATTACAGTAAAACCTGCTCCAACCGCAACAGCTACGCCGGCATCAGCATCTGTTTGCAGTGGTACAGCAACAAACATTGCATTGACATCAACACCAACGGGTGCAACATTTGCCTGGACAGCAGCTACAACAAGCGGTACGGTTACCGGTACGTCAGCAGGTTCGGGCACGTCGATTGCACAAACGCTGAGCGGTAACGGTGTAACCAATTATACCATTACACCAACATTAAACAGTTGCCCGGGTACACCCGTTACAGTATCAATTACTGTAAATGCAAATCCTGTTATTACAAACCAACCTTCTGCCAGCACTATCTGTACAGGAGCAAATACTACATTCAGTGTTTCAGCAGCCAATACAACCGGCTATCAATGGCAGGTAGACGCAGGTGCAGGTTTTGTAAATATTACTAACGACGGTACCTACTCCGGTGCAACGACAGCTGTACTTACAATCACCTCCGCGACAGCAGCATTAAGCAGTCATGTATACAGAGTAAACGCAACAGGAGGATGTACGCCTGCAGCTGTATCAAATAGTGTCTTGTTAACCGTAAATACAGCACCGGTCATTACAGATCAGCCGACAGATCGTTCTATCTGCGGAGGTGCAGATGCTACGTTCAGTGTTTCAGCAACCAATGCAACCGGGTATCAGTGGCAGGTAGATGCAGGTTTGGGTTTTGTGAACATTTTAAATGCGGCCCCTTATTCCGGAGCAACTACAGCAACGTTAACGATCAGCTCTGCAACGCAGGCATTGAATGAATATCTTTATAGAGCAGTAGTAACAGGTGCATGTTCACCTGCGGCAACATCAGGAAGTGCGTTATTATCTACCGCAGATAATGTAAATCCGATCATTACAGGTTGTCCGGCTGATATTGCCGTAAATGTCGGAAGTCCGAATTGCAGCAATATCGTAACCTGGACAGAACCTACGGTTACAGACAACTGCAGCAGTACCATTCTTCTGACATCTGATCACCATTCCGGGGATGTGTTTGTAGCAGGAAATACCGTTGTTACATACATTGCTAAAGATCTATCCGGCAATGAAGCTACGTGCAGCTTTACTGTGACAGTAACCGATGTGAGTATGCCTGTATTTACATCTTGTCCTGAAGATGCTGTAATAACAGCAGGCGAATATATATTTACAGCGCCTGTTGCTACGGATAATTGCAGCATCGTAACGGTAGAACAAACAGCGGGTTTAGCATCAGGCACAATTTTCCCTGAAGGTGTAACGGTACAAACATTTGAGGCTACGGATGTATCCGGAAACAAAGCAACCTGTTCATTTACGGTTACGGCATCTGTGGCAACGTCTGCACAGATGGGTAAACTGAACAATGTTCGTGTTTATCCGAATCCGGCATCCGATGTTGTTTATATTTCACCAAACACATCTTCTGCACATGAGTATGTAATCCTATTACAGGATATTTCCGGAAAAGTTATTTTACAGCAAAATCTGACTGCAGCACAAAACGATCTGAGACTGGATGTAAAAGATGTTTCTAAAGGAATTTATTTTTTAGTGATACGGGATGCTTCCAATCAGAAAATAGAAAAAATAATAATTGAGTAA
- a CDS encoding PAS domain S-box protein produces MSNDSTPMPHPSEYDEAARLNALQKYLIENNEGQEKFKDLTYIAASVCNTEHAFITLLNKDNLVFLSSFKPPLAEITRDLSFCEITIQSDTVHEVQDARVHERFSNNPYVIGEPYLRYYCGAPLIDENGYKLGALCVLDTNPRTLTENQKKSLVLLAKQVMNDFRINSREKELEQKHAELEEIIRQRTASLIDTNHWLSRIIDLVPHPIFLKDHNGKYLLANIAQGELFGKKPEELLGKTDIDFVYNSDEYVVIKQSDDKVVSTRKTVVLPEQIVTLGDIKYYLYTSKVPLISPVDGELRILGVSINLTEVRALQLEYDQSMEAYQKLVEISPDAIYIQSMEGEILFANPSGIKLLGATDLNELVGLSVMNFIHPDYLNVVENRIGDAENLSGNISEQKAVTLKGEILDIEVVSVAFSYNGKAAEQVIVRNVTDKIKARHALYQSREEFRTLTDNSTDIITRITTDLHFIYINKAITKLTGKPLDFYSGKSPKEAGFDEDLCKGIEYMVQKTVATHKLSSLYFENPKLKGAFRYAHAICVPEFDEHNAVTSVLCTVQDVTELKENEQMLIQTSKDLDRFVYSASHELRAPLKSILGLTHLVLHDVQTDNYQDIPEYISRIERSVHRLDETVKDIIEYSRNNRLEVKRELISFEKIVTDVKENLSSLANYSRIAFSIKIDTGLPFYSDSRRIKIIMNNIVSNSIKYADLTKSNPQVELIIQTVETGCSIVIRDNGIGIDAAYIDHIYDMFYRATSSNEGDGLGLYIVKETLTKLEGAIYTASILKEGTEFKIQLPNL; encoded by the coding sequence ATGTCAAACGATTCTACCCCAATGCCTCACCCTTCAGAATACGATGAAGCAGCACGGCTGAATGCCCTGCAAAAATACCTGATTGAAAACAATGAAGGCCAGGAAAAATTCAAAGACCTGACCTATATTGCAGCTTCGGTCTGTAATACAGAGCATGCCTTTATCACATTACTGAATAAAGACAATCTGGTTTTTTTATCTTCTTTTAAGCCACCTTTAGCGGAGATCACACGGGACTTATCTTTTTGCGAAATAACGATACAATCCGATACAGTTCATGAAGTTCAGGATGCCCGCGTACATGAACGCTTCAGTAATAATCCATATGTTATTGGCGAACCCTATCTGCGGTATTATTGCGGCGCCCCGCTGATTGACGAAAATGGATATAAGCTGGGTGCATTATGTGTGCTGGACACAAATCCGCGTACTCTTACTGAGAATCAAAAGAAATCACTCGTACTGCTTGCAAAGCAGGTAATGAATGATTTCAGAATAAATAGCAGAGAAAAAGAACTGGAGCAGAAACATGCAGAACTTGAAGAAATAATCCGCCAGCGTACGGCGAGCCTCATCGATACCAATCACTGGCTCTCCCGTATCATTGATTTAGTACCGCACCCGATCTTTTTAAAAGATCACAACGGTAAGTATCTGCTGGCTAATATTGCACAAGGAGAACTGTTCGGGAAAAAACCGGAAGAACTTTTGGGCAAAACAGATATTGATTTTGTTTATAACAGCGATGAATATGTTGTCATTAAACAGAGTGATGACAAAGTAGTTTCCACACGCAAAACAGTTGTGTTACCCGAACAGATTGTAACACTCGGCGATATCAAATATTATTTATATACATCAAAAGTACCTCTGATCAGCCCGGTTGACGGGGAATTACGGATACTGGGTGTTTCTATCAACCTCACCGAAGTACGTGCCTTGCAGCTGGAATACGATCAAAGCATGGAAGCGTATCAAAAGCTTGTTGAAATTTCACCTGATGCCATTTATATCCAGAGCATGGAAGGTGAAATTTTATTTGCCAACCCTTCCGGAATAAAATTATTAGGAGCTACCGACTTAAATGAGCTGGTTGGTTTATCGGTTATGAATTTTATTCATCCCGATTATTTAAATGTAGTAGAAAACCGTATTGGTGATGCAGAAAATCTGAGCGGAAATATTTCTGAACAGAAAGCAGTAACACTAAAAGGAGAGATACTGGACATTGAAGTTGTTTCGGTAGCCTTCAGCTATAATGGCAAAGCGGCCGAGCAGGTTATTGTGCGGAATGTAACGGACAAAATTAAAGCGCGTCATGCCTTATACCAAAGCCGGGAAGAGTTCCGTACGCTAACGGATAATTCAACAGACATCATTACGCGCATCACCACTGACCTGCATTTCATATACATTAACAAAGCCATTACAAAGCTAACCGGTAAACCGCTGGATTTCTATTCGGGTAAATCGCCGAAAGAAGCCGGCTTTGACGAAGACCTGTGCAAAGGTATTGAATACATGGTTCAAAAAACAGTTGCTACACATAAGCTGAGCTCGCTGTATTTTGAAAATCCAAAATTAAAGGGAGCTTTTCGCTATGCCCATGCCATCTGTGTTCCGGAGTTTGATGAACACAATGCTGTAACGTCTGTGCTTTGTACGGTTCAGGATGTTACTGAGTTAAAAGAAAATGAACAGATGCTCATCCAGACAAGCAAAGACCTGGATCGTTTTGTATATAGTGCTTCACATGAATTGCGCGCACCGTTAAAATCAATCCTGGGACTTACACATCTGGTTTTACATGATGTACAAACAGACAACTATCAGGATATACCCGAATATATTTCCCGCATTGAACGTTCGGTACACAGGCTGGACGAAACAGTAAAAGATATTATTGAATATTCGCGCAACAACAGACTTGAAGTAAAACGTGAATTAATTTCATTTGAAAAAATTGTTACAGACGTAAAAGAAAACTTAAGTTCGCTGGCAAATTATTCCCGCATTGCTTTCTCGATTAAAATTGATACCGGACTCCCCTTCTACTCAGATAGCCGCCGCATCAAAATTATCATGAACAATATTGTTTCCAATTCAATCAAATATGCAGACCTGACAAAATCAAATCCACAGGTAGAGCTAATCATTCAAACTGTAGAAACCGGCTGCAGCATCGTTATCCGAGATAATGGTATCGGCATCGATGCAGCCTACATCGACCATATTTACGATATGTTCTACCGTGCAACAAGCAGCAATGAGGGAGATGGCTTAGGTTTGTATATTGTGAAAGAAACATTAACCAAACTCGAAGGAGCTATTTATACCGCTTCTATTCTGAAGGAAGGAACTGAATTTAAAATTCAGTTGCCGAATCTGTAA
- a CDS encoding phage tail protein: MDEYLAIIKIFGGNFAPRGWALCQGQILSIAQNTALFSLIGTTYGGNGQTTFALPDLRGRAPIGWGQGPGLSAYNIGQVSGTETVSILLNNMPAHNHAIGGTVQLPVNDSNADADGPIGAYLGTPGTAIYSSTTNAVAANLNTNLTTAVVGSNNPLGILQPVLAVSYIICTQGIFPSRN, from the coding sequence ATGGATGAGTATTTAGCAATTATTAAAATTTTTGGCGGCAATTTTGCACCCCGCGGATGGGCATTATGTCAGGGACAAATTTTAAGCATCGCACAGAACACCGCATTATTTTCACTGATCGGAACTACGTATGGCGGCAATGGACAAACAACTTTTGCATTGCCTGATCTGAGAGGCCGTGCACCAATCGGCTGGGGACAAGGTCCGGGTCTTTCTGCGTATAACATTGGCCAGGTATCAGGTACCGAAACCGTATCTATTTTATTAAATAACATGCCTGCGCACAATCACGCTATTGGCGGTACAGTACAGTTACCCGTAAACGATAGCAATGCTGATGCAGACGGTCCTATCGGGGCTTATTTGGGTACACCAGGCACAGCTATTTACAGTTCAACAACAAATGCTGTAGCTGCAAATCTGAATACAAATCTTACAACTGCTGTTGTAGGGAGTAATAACCCATTGGGCATTTTACAACCGGTTTTAGCAGTGAGTTATATCATTTGTACACAAGGAATTTTCCCTTCCAGAAACTAA
- a CDS encoding aspartyl/asparaginyl beta-hydroxylase domain-containing protein has protein sequence MNPSFFQLGVYFSIEKLQQDLLFCEREVWPAHFNAQHYTGNWSSIALRSGSGITTDINSFPDQTYKNTPLLDACFYFQEVIGWFRCDKQAIRLLRLDPLSEIKEHTDNDTSYEDGFFRIHITVYTNSNVLFYLNNERVPMSAGECWYANFQLPHFVINNSEQPRVHLVLDCIRNDWSDEIFSAAGFDLTCLSQEKKMSRETKQQIIEELLRNPTEINIKLAASLQKQ, from the coding sequence ATGAATCCATCTTTTTTTCAGCTTGGGGTTTATTTTTCTATTGAAAAATTACAACAGGATCTTCTTTTTTGTGAACGGGAAGTTTGGCCGGCACATTTTAATGCGCAGCATTACACAGGCAACTGGAGCAGCATTGCACTGCGGTCGGGTTCTGGAATTACTACTGATATCAACTCCTTTCCGGATCAGACATACAAAAACACACCACTGCTTGATGCCTGTTTTTATTTTCAGGAAGTCATCGGTTGGTTTCGTTGTGATAAGCAGGCCATTCGGCTGCTACGACTAGATCCGCTGAGCGAGATCAAAGAGCACACAGATAACGATACTTCGTATGAAGATGGTTTTTTCAGAATTCATATTACGGTTTATACCAATTCAAACGTGCTGTTTTATCTGAATAATGAACGTGTACCAATGAGTGCGGGAGAATGCTGGTATGCAAATTTTCAGCTTCCGCATTTTGTAATCAATAACAGCGAACAGCCTCGGGTGCATTTGGTACTGGACTGTATCCGCAATGATTGGTCCGATGAGATCTTCAGCGCTGCAGGTTTTGATCTGACATGTTTATCACAAGAAAAAAAAATGTCAAGAGAAACAAAACAACAGATTATTGAGGAGCTTTTACGAAATCCAACAGAAATAAATATCAAACTTGCCGCTTCTTTACAGAAACAGTAA